Proteins from a single region of Halorubrum sp. 2020YC2:
- a CDS encoding DMT family transporter, with protein MFTRRSAALFVVSALLFGGTFVAAKAGLAHLPPLFFVAVRFDIGAVVLVAFAVTRLSRAELRPRTVGDVAGILATGVLVIGLTNALLFVGQQYVTSGVAAVIFSLNPILTPVFAGFLLTNSRLSGRGVVGMGLGLLGVVLVANPSPSALLGGGLGVPLLFTAAVTSAFGAVAIRRADATLSSTARTVWGVPLAAVLSHALSIGAGESVASLSIPPVAVVALLYVGVFSGAIAYLAYFALIDETDATRANLLFYFVPIVSTVGGWTLLGETLSVLSIAGFGVIFVGFLLVSGLSLRPSTIIRSVAPDRFVEDRSA; from the coding sequence ATGTTCACTCGACGGTCTGCCGCGTTGTTTGTCGTTTCTGCGCTGTTGTTTGGCGGGACGTTCGTGGCGGCGAAGGCCGGCCTCGCACACCTGCCACCGCTGTTCTTCGTCGCCGTTCGCTTCGATATCGGGGCCGTCGTCCTCGTCGCGTTTGCGGTGACGCGCCTCTCGCGTGCGGAGCTCCGCCCGCGGACGGTCGGTGACGTCGCCGGGATCCTCGCGACCGGCGTGCTGGTGATCGGGCTGACGAACGCGCTGCTGTTCGTCGGGCAACAGTACGTGACGAGCGGAGTAGCGGCCGTCATCTTCAGCCTGAATCCCATCCTGACACCGGTGTTCGCCGGCTTCCTGCTCACGAACAGTCGACTCTCCGGACGTGGCGTCGTCGGGATGGGGCTCGGACTGCTGGGTGTCGTCCTCGTGGCCAACCCGTCGCCGTCGGCGCTACTCGGTGGTGGACTGGGTGTCCCGCTCCTCTTTACCGCCGCGGTGACGAGCGCGTTCGGTGCGGTGGCGATTCGCCGTGCCGATGCGACGTTGTCGAGCACCGCACGTACCGTCTGGGGGGTTCCGCTGGCTGCCGTCCTCTCGCACGCCCTCAGTATCGGCGCCGGTGAGTCCGTGGCCTCGCTGTCGATACCGCCCGTCGCGGTCGTCGCGTTGCTGTACGTCGGTGTGTTTTCGGGTGCGATCGCGTACCTCGCGTACTTTGCGTTAATCGACGAGACCGACGCGACTCGAGCGAACCTGTTGTTCTACTTCGTTCCGATCGTATCGACGGTAGGCGGATGGACGCTGCTCGGGGAGACCCTTTCCGTGCTGTCGATCGCAGGATTTGGCGTTATTTTCGTCGGCTTCCTGCTTGTCAGCGGCCTCTCTCTCCGCCCGTCGACGATTATTCGCTCTGTGGCCCCGGACCGGTTCGTCGAAGACAGATCCGCTTAA
- a CDS encoding alpha/beta hydrolase — MRDAPTGSPVETAALPESVPDDEIPESIPAESRAVEANGVTLHVVEAGPEDGKLLVLLHGFPEFWYGWHEAIAPLANAGYRVVVPDQRGYNRSEKPPAVRDYRIDELARDVVGLIDAYDRDEAAVAGHDWGAAVAWWLALHHEERLSELVALNVPHPSVFERALRTSWDQRLKSWYVLAFQFPKLPETVASAGNWRLATNALRDTSAPGTFTDEDLRRYRRAWNRDGAFEAMVNWYRAIVRDRPEPAKTEVSVPTLVIWGAQDQFLARRLANESVERCADGRLLAIEEASHWVVHEHPHRVADAIADHADPLPPGARE, encoded by the coding sequence ATGCGCGATGCGCCCACGGGCAGCCCGGTCGAGACGGCGGCGCTGCCGGAGTCGGTCCCCGACGACGAGATTCCCGAGTCGATCCCCGCCGAGTCCCGAGCGGTCGAGGCGAACGGCGTGACGCTCCACGTCGTCGAGGCCGGCCCGGAGGACGGGAAGCTCCTCGTCTTGCTCCACGGCTTCCCGGAGTTCTGGTACGGCTGGCACGAGGCGATCGCGCCGCTCGCGAACGCCGGCTACCGCGTCGTCGTCCCTGACCAGCGCGGCTACAACCGCTCCGAGAAGCCGCCGGCGGTGCGCGACTACCGGATCGACGAACTCGCGCGCGACGTCGTCGGCCTGATCGACGCCTACGACCGCGACGAAGCGGCCGTCGCCGGCCACGACTGGGGCGCCGCGGTGGCGTGGTGGCTCGCGCTTCACCACGAGGAGCGGCTCTCGGAACTCGTCGCCCTCAACGTCCCGCACCCGAGCGTCTTCGAGCGCGCGCTCCGCACCTCGTGGGACCAGCGGCTCAAGAGCTGGTACGTGCTCGCGTTCCAGTTCCCGAAACTCCCTGAGACGGTCGCGAGCGCCGGGAACTGGCGGCTGGCGACGAACGCGTTGCGCGACACGAGCGCGCCCGGCACTTTCACCGACGAGGACCTGCGCCGGTACCGGCGAGCGTGGAACCGCGACGGCGCCTTCGAGGCGATGGTGAACTGGTACCGCGCCATCGTCCGCGACCGCCCCGAGCCGGCGAAGACGGAGGTGTCCGTCCCGACCCTCGTCATCTGGGGCGCGCAAGACCAGTTCCTCGCGCGCCGGCTAGCCAACGAGAGCGTCGAGCGCTGCGCCGACGGTCGCCTGCTCGCGATCGAGGAGGCGAGCCACTGGGTCGTCCACGAACACCCGCACCGCGTCGCGGACGCGATCGCCGACCACGCCGACCCGCTGCCGCCCGGCGCGCGGGAGTGA
- a CDS encoding sulfatase produces MTSDSSTRTAADPGASSDDAAVSNVVLVTVDSLRADAVSPYDAERRSPVIDALADGGTVFERAFATGNWTPFSFPSILASEPVFARTGDIGVDESVTLAEALSDAGIATGGFNAANGFLTDHWGYPDGFDEFEPFVTSVGSSVYSRYLAAHPTVEAWIQLASSPLRRLGSKLRGDSDDRPFLDASRMFDVEDAATEFVDETDEPFFLWVHYMDTHTPYVPAPRYIREVSDGIVGTHQMLHAHARTSLGLEVGERTLRELRTLYQATVRQVDASIGRLLDSLDAAGVRDDTAVLLAGDHGEEFQEHGHLAHYPKLYDELIHVPFVADVPGRDGGRVDGHVGLDAIPPTVADLLGVDPAPEWHGDSLLPALRGEDRVSDDSGEGAADHSVVSVTVRGEDVTQQPIPRSLSDGDLLVSARDDDWTYIENVDAGERELYHRPSDPTQQENLAVDPDDRERAVIDRLQPVVDAHAELLRERGAAAEAAAAERGEDGDDEVDEDLEARLEALGYK; encoded by the coding sequence ATGACATCCGATTCGTCGACCCGGACGGCCGCAGACCCCGGCGCGTCGAGCGACGACGCGGCCGTCTCGAACGTCGTTCTCGTCACGGTCGACTCGCTGCGCGCCGACGCCGTCTCCCCGTACGACGCCGAGCGCCGCTCGCCCGTGATCGACGCGCTGGCGGACGGCGGCACCGTGTTCGAGCGCGCGTTCGCGACCGGCAACTGGACGCCCTTCTCGTTCCCGTCGATCCTCGCCTCGGAGCCGGTGTTCGCCCGGACGGGCGACATCGGCGTCGACGAGTCGGTGACCCTCGCGGAGGCGCTCTCCGACGCCGGAATCGCGACCGGCGGGTTCAACGCCGCGAACGGGTTCCTCACGGACCACTGGGGGTATCCCGACGGGTTCGACGAGTTCGAACCGTTCGTCACGAGCGTCGGGTCCAGCGTCTACAGCCGGTACCTCGCCGCGCACCCGACCGTCGAGGCGTGGATCCAACTCGCGTCCTCCCCGCTCCGCCGCCTCGGGTCGAAGCTCCGCGGTGACAGCGACGACCGGCCCTTCCTCGACGCCTCGCGCATGTTCGACGTCGAGGACGCCGCGACCGAGTTCGTCGACGAGACAGACGAGCCGTTCTTCCTGTGGGTCCACTACATGGACACGCACACCCCGTACGTGCCCGCGCCTCGGTACATCCGCGAGGTCTCGGACGGCATCGTCGGCACCCATCAGATGCTTCACGCGCACGCCCGGACGAGCCTCGGTCTCGAAGTGGGCGAGCGGACCCTCCGCGAACTCCGGACGCTGTACCAGGCGACGGTCCGGCAGGTCGACGCCAGCATCGGGCGACTGCTGGACAGCCTAGACGCCGCCGGCGTTCGCGACGACACCGCCGTGCTGCTCGCCGGCGACCACGGCGAGGAGTTTCAGGAACACGGTCACCTCGCCCACTATCCGAAGCTGTACGATGAGCTGATCCACGTCCCGTTCGTGGCCGACGTGCCCGGGCGCGACGGCGGCCGCGTTGACGGCCACGTCGGGCTCGACGCGATTCCGCCGACGGTCGCGGACCTGCTCGGCGTCGACCCCGCGCCCGAGTGGCACGGCGACTCGCTCCTGCCGGCGCTCCGCGGCGAAGATCGCGTCTCCGATGACTCCGGCGAGGGCGCCGCCGATCACTCGGTCGTCTCGGTCACCGTTCGGGGCGAGGACGTGACCCAGCAGCCGATCCCCCGGTCGCTGTCCGACGGCGACCTGCTCGTCAGCGCGCGCGACGACGACTGGACGTACATCGAGAACGTCGACGCCGGCGAGCGGGAGCTGTACCACCGCCCCTCGGACCCGACCCAACAGGAGAACCTCGCGGTCGACCCCGACGACCGGGAGCGAGCCGTCATCGACCGGCTTCAGCCGGTCGTCGACGCGCACGCGGAACTGCTCCGCGAGCGCGGGGCGGCGGCGGAGGCGGCCGCCGCCGAGCGCGGCGAGGACGGCGACGACGAGGTCGACGAGGACCTCGAAGCCCGCCTCGAAGCGCTCGGGTACAAGTGA
- a CDS encoding SDR family NAD(P)-dependent oxidoreductase — protein sequence MTDDLSDRTILLTGGTSGFGRVAAVELARRGATVAVVGRDESKGAALVDRSEALAGTIAFHQADLASQSTVRSLASTAKREYDRIDVLAHNAGLSAGSRRESPDGIELTLAVNHLAPYLLTYELLDHLRDAPAPRVVVTASDLHRRATLDFDDLQLADGYDSLDAYARSKLANVAFAVELDARLPDDAAVTVNCVHPGFIPSTDLFREASLRTRLLVRIAGLVPGVATSKRAAAERLQAVLVDPRYGSVSGQYVGGDGPEDPAPEATNRAVRRRLWRMSAELVGITPDWPTPGSD from the coding sequence ATGACCGACGATCTCTCCGACCGCACGATCCTTCTCACCGGCGGAACGAGCGGATTCGGACGGGTGGCGGCGGTCGAGCTCGCAAGACGGGGTGCGACCGTCGCAGTCGTCGGCCGCGACGAGTCGAAGGGGGCAGCCCTCGTCGATCGGTCCGAAGCCCTCGCCGGAACGATCGCGTTCCATCAGGCCGACCTCGCGTCCCAATCCACCGTCAGATCTCTCGCATCAACCGCGAAACGCGAGTACGACCGGATCGACGTCCTCGCTCACAACGCCGGACTCTCCGCCGGATCACGGCGTGAGAGTCCGGACGGAATCGAGCTCACGCTCGCGGTGAACCACTTGGCTCCCTACCTCCTGACGTACGAATTGCTCGACCACCTCCGTGACGCGCCCGCTCCGCGCGTCGTCGTTACCGCGTCGGACCTCCATCGGCGGGCGACACTCGATTTCGACGACCTCCAACTGGCGGACGGGTACGACTCGCTCGACGCGTACGCCCGCTCGAAGCTGGCGAACGTCGCGTTCGCGGTCGAGCTTGATGCTCGGCTCCCGGACGACGCCGCAGTCACGGTCAACTGCGTTCATCCGGGGTTCATCCCGTCGACGGACCTGTTCCGCGAGGCGTCGCTCCGGACGCGGCTGCTGGTTCGGATCGCCGGGCTGGTTCCGGGCGTCGCCACCTCGAAGCGGGCGGCCGCCGAGCGCCTCCAAGCAGTTCTCGTCGACCCTCGGTATGGCTCCGTGAGTGGCCAATACGTCGGCGGCGATGGTCCCGAAGACCCCGCGCCTGAGGCGACGAACCGAGCAGTTCGACGGCGGCTCTGGCGAATGAGTGCCGAACTAGTCGGCATTACACCCGACTGGCCGACTCCGGGCTCCGACTAG
- a CDS encoding site-specific integrase, whose product MSRDRSRDPGDLHPREAVTRYLRRRRSDSTDASVKSWKYRLKLFVEWCQGIGVERVGDLRGYDLDEYYELRSGAVAPATLEGEMWTLQKFTEYLEQIGAVDDLSDSVRVPDLDPSDRANSESLSTEAALSLLNYYRDSDVHRATRQHAFLELAWHTGARQGGLRALDVHDVYPDEGYVEFHHRPETGTPLKNKQHGERAVAVPDVVATVLREFLGNRYDVRDDHDRQPYLASRYGRPTENTVRTWSYVATLPCLHSDCPHGKERTSCDYTEIKHASKCPSSRSPHRIRTGAVTWMLNAGIPPEVVAQRVNASVQTIRDHYDWATESQRWSRYHDQMDSRREHLQKLDFDDELDFTTQ is encoded by the coding sequence ATGAGCCGGGACCGCTCCCGCGACCCCGGCGACCTCCACCCCCGGGAGGCAGTTACCCGCTACCTCCGTCGACGACGGTCCGACTCGACCGACGCCAGCGTCAAGTCGTGGAAGTACCGGCTGAAGCTGTTCGTCGAGTGGTGCCAAGGGATCGGCGTCGAACGCGTCGGTGATCTCCGCGGCTACGACCTCGACGAGTACTACGAGCTGCGCAGCGGGGCGGTCGCACCGGCGACCCTCGAAGGCGAGATGTGGACGCTCCAGAAGTTCACCGAGTACCTGGAACAGATCGGCGCCGTCGACGACCTATCCGATTCGGTGCGGGTCCCCGACCTCGACCCGTCCGACCGCGCGAACTCTGAGAGCCTGTCGACCGAGGCGGCGCTCTCGCTGCTCAACTACTACCGGGATTCCGACGTTCACCGGGCGACCCGGCAGCATGCCTTCCTCGAACTCGCGTGGCACACCGGCGCGCGGCAGGGCGGTCTCCGCGCCCTCGACGTTCACGACGTGTACCCCGACGAGGGATACGTCGAGTTCCATCATCGCCCCGAGACGGGGACCCCGCTCAAGAACAAACAGCACGGGGAACGTGCGGTCGCGGTCCCCGACGTGGTCGCGACCGTCCTACGGGAGTTCCTCGGGAACCGGTACGACGTTCGCGACGACCACGATCGGCAGCCCTACCTCGCAAGCCGATACGGGCGGCCGACCGAGAACACGGTCCGCACCTGGTCGTACGTCGCGACGCTCCCGTGTCTTCACTCGGACTGCCCGCACGGAAAGGAGCGCACCAGCTGCGACTACACCGAGATTAAGCACGCGAGCAAGTGCCCGTCGTCTCGGTCTCCACACCGGATTCGCACGGGCGCGGTGACGTGGATGCTCAACGCGGGGATACCTCCCGAGGTCGTCGCGCAGCGCGTGAACGCCTCGGTTCAGACTATCCGCGATCACTACGACTGGGCGACCGAGTCCCAGCGGTGGTCTCGCTATCACGACCAGATGGACAGCCGTCGCGAACACCTCCAGAAACTCGACTTCGACGATGAACTTGATTTCACCACCCAGTAA
- a CDS encoding FAD-dependent monooxygenase, giving the protein MGGLFTGIALKRSGHRPTIYERSAGALESRGGGIVAQRNIRRFLSDHDIVDPDEITTRSHERRFLTECGDVERAASETMVFTSWDALYRQLRDAFSDERYRTGTAVTGVTPETATVTIDDGSERSADVVVAAEGGRSATREQLRPDADPEFASYVAWRGVVDEAALPAACVEAFDGTFTFFQGADQLVLAYFIPGPDGETEPGSRRLNWVWYDTLDGRDRTAIFTDTSGSERTFSVSPGRLREPVRHRQRERAATLPPVFETLVGETPDLFVQAIYDLTVPSMVADRACLLGDGAFVARPHTAAGTAKAEGDATALADAFASHESVDEALAAWDQRRTEYGSTLVARGKRMGDVRLNLD; this is encoded by the coding sequence ATGGGGGGACTCTTCACCGGGATTGCACTCAAGCGGTCGGGTCACCGGCCGACGATCTACGAGCGGTCGGCGGGGGCGCTCGAAAGCCGCGGCGGCGGAATCGTCGCCCAACGGAACATCCGCCGGTTTCTCAGCGATCACGACATCGTTGACCCGGACGAGATCACGACCCGGTCTCACGAGCGCCGGTTTCTCACGGAGTGCGGGGACGTCGAACGCGCCGCCTCCGAGACGATGGTGTTCACGTCGTGGGACGCGCTCTACCGACAGCTCCGAGACGCCTTCTCCGACGAGCGGTACCGAACTGGCACAGCGGTCACGGGCGTGACCCCGGAGACGGCGACCGTGACGATCGATGACGGGTCGGAACGGTCGGCGGACGTGGTCGTCGCCGCCGAGGGCGGCCGGTCCGCGACGCGTGAACAACTACGTCCCGACGCGGACCCGGAGTTCGCGTCCTACGTCGCGTGGCGTGGCGTCGTCGACGAAGCCGCCCTCCCGGCCGCGTGCGTCGAGGCGTTCGACGGGACGTTCACGTTCTTTCAGGGGGCCGATCAGCTCGTCCTCGCGTACTTCATTCCGGGCCCGGACGGCGAGACCGAGCCGGGGTCGCGTCGGCTCAACTGGGTGTGGTACGACACGCTAGACGGGCGGGACCGGACCGCGATATTCACGGACACGAGCGGGAGCGAACGGACGTTCTCCGTCTCACCGGGTCGGTTGCGCGAACCGGTTCGGCACCGACAGCGCGAGCGCGCAGCGACGCTCCCGCCCGTGTTCGAGACGCTCGTCGGTGAGACGCCGGATCTCTTCGTCCAGGCGATCTACGACCTGACGGTCCCGTCGATGGTCGCGGATCGGGCGTGTCTGCTCGGAGACGGCGCGTTCGTTGCCCGTCCGCACACGGCGGCGGGGACGGCGAAGGCGGAAGGGGATGCGACCGCGCTCGCTGACGCCTTCGCGAGCCACGAATCGGTCGACGAGGCGCTCGCGGCGTGGGACCAAAGGCGCACCGAGTACGGGAGCACGCTCGTCGCCCGGGGGAAGCGGATGGGTGACGTTCGGCTGAACTTGGACTGA
- a CDS encoding DUF429 domain-containing protein — translation MPTDTVAGVDWAGGAWLAVVFDGDNEPAVRLERDLEALWNAGVDRILVDVPIGLPDDPETLAARETVDSAARSAAERPSSVFPVPSRRACEAARDGADYETVNERNRADLDKGLSRQSYHIAPAVGEVDAFLRADESARERVFEAHPEVCFRGLNGRRLDHSKTGAPGVGERLGALDGHLDEPAAALGRICRRLADAPAAAGGADSTDEVAAAVDAADPTVDDAVDALGLAVVARYPVDDLRFLPSGADHRDGEGVPMRMAYWSAEPLA, via the coding sequence ATGCCAACCGACACCGTTGCGGGCGTCGACTGGGCGGGCGGCGCGTGGCTCGCGGTCGTGTTCGACGGCGACAACGAACCAGCGGTGCGCCTCGAACGCGACCTCGAAGCGCTGTGGAACGCCGGCGTCGACCGAATTCTGGTCGACGTGCCGATCGGACTCCCCGACGACCCCGAGACCCTAGCCGCCCGCGAGACCGTCGACTCGGCCGCGCGGTCGGCCGCCGAGCGTCCGAGCAGCGTCTTCCCCGTTCCGTCACGAAGAGCATGCGAGGCGGCGAGGGACGGCGCGGACTACGAGACGGTGAACGAGCGGAACCGCGCGGACCTCGACAAGGGGCTCAGCCGCCAGTCGTACCACATCGCGCCGGCGGTGGGCGAGGTGGACGCGTTCCTCCGCGCGGACGAGTCGGCGCGGGAGCGCGTGTTTGAGGCGCACCCGGAGGTGTGCTTCCGCGGGCTCAACGGCCGGCGACTCGACCACTCCAAGACCGGGGCGCCGGGCGTGGGCGAGCGACTCGGCGCGCTTGACGGTCACCTCGACGAGCCGGCGGCCGCGCTCGGGCGGATCTGCCGACGACTCGCTGACGCGCCCGCTGCCGCGGGCGGTGCGGACTCCACCGACGAGGTGGCCGCCGCGGTCGACGCCGCGGACCCGACCGTCGACGACGCCGTCGACGCGCTCGGGCTGGCGGTCGTCGCGCGCTACCCAGTTGACGACCTCCGGTTCCTACCGAGCGGCGCGGACCACCGGGACGGCGAGGGAGTTCCGATGCGGATGGCGTACTGGAGCGCGGAGCCGCTGGCGTGA
- a CDS encoding ArsR family transcriptional regulator encodes MEAPLEEIEFLARSTNRVEVLRLLAARPHTRGELAATTGASQATLGRILEDFAERSWVTREGRKYVATATGELVADGIDDLVAVLETEGKLRDVVAYLPTAEFGFDLRHLADATVTVPSRTRPSAPLQRVLEGMEGAETLRAVSHTLNEQSLATAHGRVTAGQQTFEAVLSSSTLEALAVEDQLWARVRALGNHDSAAIRVADGNVPLSVTIADDTVYLLVRDEGGILRAAIHTDDPAVRAWATETLSDYWEHATPFDPTSFEE; translated from the coding sequence ATGGAGGCGCCGCTCGAAGAAATCGAGTTTCTCGCGCGCTCAACGAACCGCGTCGAGGTACTACGGCTGCTGGCGGCCCGGCCCCACACTCGAGGAGAACTCGCGGCGACGACCGGGGCGTCACAAGCGACGCTCGGTCGCATCCTCGAAGACTTTGCCGAGCGGTCGTGGGTTACGCGGGAAGGAAGAAAATACGTCGCGACCGCCACGGGGGAGCTGGTGGCGGACGGGATCGACGACCTCGTCGCAGTACTGGAAACCGAGGGGAAACTCCGTGACGTGGTCGCGTACCTCCCCACAGCGGAATTCGGATTCGACCTCCGTCATCTTGCCGACGCGACGGTCACGGTGCCGAGTCGGACTCGACCGAGTGCGCCTCTTCAGCGTGTTCTTGAGGGCATGGAAGGGGCGGAGACGCTGCGTGCGGTCTCGCATACGCTAAACGAGCAGAGCCTCGCGACGGCTCACGGTCGCGTCACCGCAGGGCAACAAACGTTCGAGGCCGTGCTCTCGTCGAGCACGCTCGAAGCCCTCGCAGTCGAGGATCAACTTTGGGCACGGGTGCGAGCACTCGGCAACCACGACAGCGCAGCGATCCGAGTTGCCGACGGGAACGTACCGCTTTCAGTCACTATCGCCGACGACACGGTGTACCTACTCGTTCGCGACGAGGGTGGAATCCTCCGCGCGGCGATCCACACCGACGACCCGGCGGTTCGCGCCTGGGCTACAGAGACGCTTTCGGACTACTGGGAGCACGCGACGCCGTTTGATCCGACGTCGTTTGAGGAGTGA
- a CDS encoding FKBP-type peptidyl-prolyl cis-trans isomerase — MTLEYTGRLDDDTVFDTSRKSVAEETGLAEAQPDREYAPLTVEIGAEQVIEGMEEGLIGLEAGETDTLTIPPEKAYGEPNDENVREFETEELREMLGGQTPEEGSYLEAQNGSQGEVVHVDEETVRVDFNPRLAGETLTFDVEIVDVN; from the coding sequence GTGACGCTCGAGTACACGGGCCGCCTCGACGATGACACGGTGTTCGACACCTCCCGGAAGTCTGTCGCCGAGGAGACCGGCCTTGCCGAGGCCCAGCCCGACCGAGAGTACGCGCCGTTGACGGTCGAAATCGGTGCCGAGCAGGTCATCGAAGGGATGGAAGAGGGACTGATCGGACTCGAAGCCGGGGAGACGGACACGCTGACGATCCCGCCGGAGAAGGCGTACGGCGAGCCCAACGACGAGAACGTTCGGGAGTTCGAAACCGAGGAGCTCCGAGAGATGCTCGGCGGCCAGACCCCCGAAGAGGGCTCGTATCTCGAGGCCCAGAACGGGAGCCAAGGCGAGGTCGTTCACGTCGACGAGGAGACCGTCCGAGTGGATTTCAACCCCCGTCTCGCCGGCGAAACGCTGACCTTCGACGTCGAAATCGTCGACGTCAACTAA
- a CDS encoding GtrA family protein translates to MIRATLRNLATGPVAGQMRRFVVVGALTAGLQLALLWLFVDTAELNYILGATIAIEITIICSYVLNNAWTFRASRNTGVSEYLSGLLKTNLVRGTAIPIQIGVLAALVEWGEIMYLIANVVAILVSGVYRFVLDSQWTWG, encoded by the coding sequence ATGATCCGAGCGACGCTTCGCAACCTCGCGACCGGGCCGGTCGCCGGCCAGATGCGGCGGTTCGTCGTCGTCGGCGCGCTCACCGCGGGGCTCCAGCTGGCGCTGCTGTGGCTGTTCGTCGACACCGCCGAGCTGAACTACATACTCGGCGCGACGATCGCCATCGAGATCACCATCATCTGTTCGTACGTCCTCAACAACGCGTGGACGTTCCGCGCGAGCCGGAACACCGGCGTCTCGGAGTACCTCTCCGGACTGCTGAAGACGAACCTCGTTCGCGGCACCGCGATCCCGATCCAGATCGGCGTGCTCGCCGCGCTCGTCGAGTGGGGTGAGATCATGTACCTGATCGCGAACGTGGTCGCGATCCTCGTCAGCGGGGTCTACAGGTTCGTGCTCGACTCCCAGTGGACGTGGGGCTAA
- a CDS encoding TVP38/TMEM64 family protein yields the protein MKLFSSRADRRRGIAAAVGVAILAVGLYVLVSRYAGFLTDSEALRTWLDQFGVFAPLVFIAIQALQVIVAPIPGQVVALVAGYLFGPLAGTVYSLTGVLIGSAVAFSLSKRYGRSFVERVIHEDVIERFDGFVDTVGIPGLFAFVIIPGLPDDAICFLSGLTKWSLPTFIGVIAVGRLPAYVLTVYAGGELASGRFLSAMALVALVVAASAVGYYKQEAVRDLVARVEPRLPF from the coding sequence ATGAAACTCTTCTCCTCGCGGGCGGACCGCCGGCGGGGGATCGCGGCCGCGGTCGGCGTCGCGATTCTCGCGGTCGGGCTCTACGTCCTCGTCAGCCGCTACGCCGGCTTTCTCACCGACTCCGAGGCCCTCCGGACGTGGCTCGACCAGTTCGGCGTCTTCGCCCCCCTCGTGTTCATCGCCATTCAGGCCCTCCAGGTGATCGTCGCCCCGATCCCGGGACAGGTCGTCGCGCTGGTCGCGGGCTACCTCTTCGGCCCGCTCGCGGGCACCGTGTACAGTCTCACCGGCGTGCTCATCGGCAGCGCGGTCGCCTTCTCGCTGTCGAAGCGGTACGGTCGATCCTTCGTGGAGCGGGTCATCCACGAGGACGTGATCGAGCGGTTCGACGGGTTCGTCGACACCGTCGGGATCCCCGGGCTGTTCGCGTTCGTCATCATCCCCGGCCTCCCCGACGACGCCATCTGCTTTTTGAGCGGACTCACCAAGTGGTCGCTCCCCACCTTCATCGGCGTCATCGCCGTCGGCCGGCTCCCGGCGTACGTGCTGACGGTGTACGCGGGCGGCGAACTCGCGAGCGGGCGGTTCCTCTCCGCGATGGCGCTCGTCGCGCTCGTCGTGGCCGCGTCCGCGGTCGGCTACTACAAGCAGGAAGCGGTCCGCGACCTCGTCGCGCGCGTCGAGCCGCGGCTCCCCTTCTGA
- a CDS encoding peptide-methionine (S)-S-oxide reductase, with amino-acid sequence MTLTQTQIREYDRRATDSAETATATFGIGCFWGPDAQFGAMDGVVRTRVGYAGGTKLDPTYHALGDHTEVVQVEFDPETVAYRELLSRVFESHDPRRQAGKTQYQNVVFAGTEAQRAVLDEFLATRGLAADGIGTRIEQLSRFYPAEDYHQKYKLRSVSSLVDAFEEAGYGDEELRESPIAAKLNGYAAGHDVGIDEELPAPDRGTV; translated from the coding sequence ATGACGCTCACGCAAACACAGATACGCGAGTACGACCGTCGCGCGACGGACAGCGCGGAGACTGCCACGGCGACGTTCGGAATCGGCTGTTTCTGGGGGCCCGACGCCCAGTTCGGTGCGATGGACGGCGTCGTTCGCACCCGCGTCGGCTACGCCGGCGGGACGAAACTCGATCCGACGTATCACGCGTTGGGCGACCACACGGAGGTGGTCCAAGTCGAGTTCGACCCCGAGACGGTGGCGTACCGAGAGCTCCTGAGTCGGGTGTTCGAGTCGCACGATCCGCGACGCCAGGCCGGAAAGACACAGTATCAGAACGTCGTGTTCGCCGGGACGGAAGCCCAACGGGCAGTCCTCGACGAGTTTCTCGCCACGCGAGGGCTCGCTGCCGACGGGATCGGAACGCGCATCGAACAGCTCTCTCGCTTCTACCCCGCTGAGGACTACCACCAGAAGTACAAGCTCCGGTCCGTCTCCTCGCTCGTGGACGCGTTCGAGGAAGCGGGATATGGCGACGAGGAACTGCGCGAATCCCCGATCGCTGCCAAGCTGAACGGGTACGCCGCCGGACACGATGTCGGCATTGACGAGGAGCTGCCGGCACCCGATCGCGGGACCGTATAG